A stretch of the Comamonas testosteroni TK102 genome encodes the following:
- a CDS encoding ABC transporter permease, with amino-acid sequence MESYALLLGSTLSAGTVLALAALGLLINEKSGIVNLGAEGMMLCAAIAGFAATVHTGNTWMGFGAGMIAGALLAAIFGGLVIWFNTNQYATGLALSLFGAGFSAFVGLGYVQAKLPELPKYSIPGLADLPVVGPALFTLHPLVYGAIVLATLMVWFLYRTRAGLVLRSVGESPSSAHALGYPVRRIRLMAVMFGGAMCGLAGAFISVVYTPLWVENMVSGRGWIALALTTFATWRPARVLLGAYLFGGVTMLQFHLQATGVQVPSQILSMLPYLATIVVLVLISRNPTWIRANMPASLGKPFYPGA; translated from the coding sequence ATGGAATCCTATGCACTGCTGCTGGGCTCCACCCTCAGCGCCGGCACTGTTCTGGCGCTGGCGGCCCTGGGCCTGCTGATCAATGAAAAATCGGGCATCGTCAATCTCGGCGCCGAAGGCATGATGCTTTGCGCCGCCATTGCCGGTTTTGCCGCTACCGTGCACACCGGCAATACTTGGATGGGCTTTGGCGCGGGCATGATCGCCGGGGCCTTGCTGGCCGCCATCTTTGGCGGGCTGGTGATCTGGTTCAACACCAACCAGTACGCAACCGGTCTTGCGCTGTCGCTGTTCGGCGCAGGCTTCTCGGCGTTTGTGGGCCTGGGCTATGTACAGGCCAAGCTGCCCGAGCTGCCCAAGTACTCGATTCCTGGCCTGGCAGATCTGCCGGTCGTGGGCCCGGCCTTGTTCACACTGCACCCGCTCGTATACGGTGCCATCGTGCTGGCCACCCTGATGGTCTGGTTTCTGTACCGCACGCGTGCGGGCCTGGTGTTGCGCTCGGTCGGCGAGTCGCCATCCTCGGCCCATGCCCTGGGCTACCCCGTGCGACGCATCCGTCTGATGGCCGTGATGTTTGGCGGAGCCATGTGCGGTCTGGCGGGCGCCTTCATCTCCGTGGTCTACACGCCGCTGTGGGTGGAGAACATGGTGTCGGGCCGAGGCTGGATCGCTCTGGCGCTGACGACATTTGCGACCTGGCGGCCGGCCCGCGTCCTGCTGGGTGCCTATCTGTTTGGCGGAGTGACCATGCTGCAGTTCCACCTGCAGGCCACGGGGGTTCAGGTGCCCAGCCAGATTCTGTCCATGCTGCCTTATCTGGCCACCATCGTGGTGCTGGTGCTGATCTCGCGTAATCCGACCTGGATTCGGGCCAATATGCCGGCCTCCCTGGGAAAACCCTTCTACCCTGGAGCGTGA
- a CDS encoding LacI family DNA-binding transcriptional regulator translates to MADTPSQRITISDVARQAGVSRTTVSHALNGRGQVDPATRLKVEEAARSLGYRPNRHAQRLRTGGASMIALMSSMPFTVSGGPSRLGFFMEVAAVAASSALERGLVMALVPPHRPGQTSLNLLDIDGALVIEPQAGDPQLAELLQQGLPVVSIGRPGGDNVNVPYVDLLSGPATQMLLTHMLAAGARQIGLVVGASERTSYSQAEQAYAAMAAGHGMQPVVLRMDEAEGEDGGHAAAQQLLGEHPELDALLVMVDAFAVGAARYAQQAGLRIPEDLMLATRYDGLRARSCEPPLTALDLHLEAIAQQAVDLLFEHLRGDTTRRMATGPMPALALRRSTQRKPG, encoded by the coding sequence ATGGCCGACACGCCCAGCCAACGCATCACCATCTCCGACGTGGCCCGTCAGGCCGGTGTTTCACGCACCACGGTCTCGCACGCGCTCAATGGCCGCGGTCAGGTCGACCCGGCCACACGCCTGAAGGTGGAGGAAGCTGCGCGCAGCCTCGGCTACCGGCCCAATCGTCATGCGCAGCGCCTGCGCACAGGCGGCGCCAGCATGATTGCGCTGATGTCATCCATGCCATTCACGGTCTCGGGCGGCCCCTCGCGGCTGGGGTTCTTCATGGAAGTGGCAGCTGTCGCTGCCTCGTCGGCGCTTGAACGCGGCCTGGTCATGGCGCTGGTTCCGCCGCACCGACCCGGCCAGACTTCGCTGAACCTGCTCGATATCGACGGCGCACTGGTCATAGAGCCGCAGGCCGGCGACCCCCAGCTGGCAGAGCTGCTGCAGCAGGGCCTGCCGGTGGTGTCCATCGGCCGCCCGGGTGGCGACAATGTCAACGTGCCCTATGTCGATCTGCTGTCGGGTCCGGCCACACAGATGCTGCTCACGCATATGCTGGCGGCCGGAGCCAGGCAGATCGGGCTGGTGGTCGGCGCCTCGGAGCGCACCTCCTACAGCCAGGCCGAGCAGGCCTATGCAGCCATGGCTGCAGGCCATGGCATGCAGCCTGTGGTGTTGCGCATGGACGAAGCCGAGGGCGAGGACGGAGGCCATGCTGCGGCACAGCAGTTGCTGGGCGAACACCCCGAGCTCGATGCACTGCTGGTCATGGTCGATGCCTTTGCCGTGGGCGCTGCCCGCTACGCCCAGCAGGCAGGCCTGCGCATTCCCGAAGACCTGATGCTGGCCACGCGTTACGACGGACTGCGTGCGCGCAGCTGCGAGCCGCCACTGACGGCACTGGACCTGCATCTGGAGGCTATCGCCCAGCAGGCGGTCGATCTGCTGTTCGAGCATCTGCGCGGCGACACCACGCGGCGCATGGCCACCGGACCTATGCCAGCCCTGGCGCTGCGCCGCTCCACGCAAAGAAAGCCCGGTTGA
- a CDS encoding BMP family ABC transporter substrate-binding protein — translation MTDLHKRSLIKVAALTAVASAALVGCGKKEEAPAPAAAPAAAPAAAAPEPLKIAFAYVGPVGDGGWSFAHDQARKALEKEFGDKIKTSYVESVPEGADAERVLRDMASQGNKLVFGTTFGYMDVIQKLAPEFADVKWEHATGYKTAANVSTYDSRTYEGAYLAGIIAGGMTRSNTLGVVGSVPIPEVIRNINSFTLGAQSVNPKIKTKVVWVNEWFSPPKETEAATSLINGGADILFQNTDSPAVLKTAEEKGKRAFGWDSDMTAYGPKAHLGSSIINWAPYYIDSTRSALDGKWSSRQTWWGVKEGVIDIVSLADDIPAEIKAKVEDVKKGLKEGTFTIWKGPITGQDGKELIAADKVADDGFLKGINFYVKGVEGKVPGGDAK, via the coding sequence ATGACTGATTTGCACAAGCGTTCATTGATCAAGGTCGCTGCACTGACGGCTGTGGCCTCGGCCGCTCTCGTGGGCTGCGGCAAGAAGGAAGAAGCACCGGCGCCAGCTGCTGCCCCCGCTGCCGCACCTGCCGCCGCTGCTCCGGAACCTCTGAAGATTGCTTTTGCTTATGTCGGCCCGGTGGGCGACGGTGGCTGGTCCTTTGCCCATGACCAGGCCCGCAAGGCCCTGGAAAAAGAGTTCGGTGACAAGATCAAGACCAGCTACGTGGAGAGCGTGCCCGAAGGTGCCGATGCCGAGCGCGTGCTGCGCGACATGGCGTCGCAGGGCAACAAGCTGGTGTTCGGTACCACCTTCGGCTATATGGACGTGATCCAGAAGCTGGCCCCCGAGTTCGCCGACGTGAAGTGGGAACACGCCACCGGCTACAAGACCGCCGCCAATGTCAGCACCTATGACAGCCGCACTTACGAAGGCGCCTATCTGGCCGGCATCATTGCTGGCGGCATGACCAGGTCCAACACCCTGGGCGTGGTGGGTTCGGTGCCGATTCCCGAAGTCATCCGCAATATCAACAGCTTCACGCTGGGTGCCCAGTCCGTGAATCCCAAGATCAAGACCAAGGTGGTCTGGGTCAACGAATGGTTCAGCCCTCCCAAGGAAACCGAAGCTGCAACCAGCCTGATCAACGGCGGCGCCGACATCCTGTTCCAGAACACCGATTCGCCAGCAGTGCTGAAGACGGCCGAGGAAAAAGGCAAGCGTGCCTTCGGCTGGGATTCGGACATGACGGCCTACGGCCCCAAGGCTCACCTGGGCTCGTCCATCATCAACTGGGCGCCTTACTACATCGACTCCACGCGCAGCGCACTGGACGGCAAGTGGAGCAGCCGCCAGACCTGGTGGGGCGTCAAGGAAGGCGTGATCGACATTGTTTCTCTGGCCGACGACATTCCCGCCGAGATCAAGGCAAAGGTTGAGGACGTGAAAAAGGGACTGAAGGAAGGTACATTCACCATCTGGAAGGGCCCAATCACCGGCCAGGACGGCAAGGAGCTGATCGCTGCCGACAAGGTTGCCGACGACGGCTTCCTCAAAGGCATCAATTTCTACGTCAAGGGCGTGGAAGGCAAAGTGCCCGGCGGCGACGCCAAGTAA
- a CDS encoding ABC transporter ATP-binding protein codes for MNPPPTHSPSASAPARLQLEGITKRYPAVVANSKVSLKVKPGEIHAILGENGAGKSTLMKIIYGAVKPDEGAILVDGKLVQIRNPQEARALGIAMVFQHFSLFDTLTVAENVWLGLDKSIALAKVIENIQATARDYGLEVDPHRPVHTLSVGEMQRVEIIRALLTNPRVLILDEPTSVLTPQAVEMLFVVLRRLAAQGCSILYISHKLHEIRSLCTACTVLRGGVVTGECNPANETNASLSRMMIGSEPPELEHRTANTGDTVLRVQGLSLRSQDPFGVDLQSIALQVRAGEVVGIAGVSGNGQKELMYALSGEDTRSEAEAVQLLGKGVGRMGPGRRRGMGLHFVPEERLGRGAVPSMGLAHNLLLTRKTAVGKGGWIRMAALQAQARDIIGRFNVKAGGPNSAAQSLSGGNLQKFIVGREIDAKPRLLIISQPTWGVDVGAAAQIRGEILKLRDQGCAVLVVSEELDELFEICDRLHVVAKGRLSPSVDRAAATVQQIGEWMSGLWGAAAVQGGAHA; via the coding sequence GAATAGCAAGGTATCGCTGAAAGTTAAGCCCGGCGAGATCCACGCCATCCTGGGCGAAAACGGCGCTGGCAAGTCCACGCTGATGAAGATCATCTATGGTGCGGTCAAGCCTGACGAGGGCGCCATCCTGGTCGACGGCAAGCTGGTGCAGATCCGCAATCCGCAGGAAGCCCGGGCACTGGGTATTGCCATGGTGTTCCAGCATTTCAGTCTGTTCGACACGCTGACCGTGGCGGAGAACGTCTGGCTGGGCCTGGACAAGAGCATTGCACTGGCCAAGGTGATCGAGAACATTCAGGCCACGGCTCGCGATTACGGGCTGGAGGTGGATCCGCATCGCCCCGTGCACACGCTTTCCGTCGGCGAAATGCAGCGTGTGGAAATCATCCGTGCCCTGCTGACCAATCCCCGGGTGCTGATTCTGGACGAGCCCACCTCGGTGCTCACGCCCCAGGCGGTGGAGATGCTGTTTGTGGTGCTGCGCCGCCTGGCTGCGCAAGGCTGCTCCATCCTCTATATCAGCCACAAGTTGCATGAAATCCGCTCGCTGTGCACGGCCTGTACGGTGCTGCGCGGCGGCGTGGTGACGGGGGAGTGCAATCCGGCCAACGAGACCAATGCTTCGCTGTCGCGCATGATGATCGGCTCGGAGCCGCCGGAGCTGGAGCACCGCACGGCGAATACCGGCGATACCGTGCTGCGCGTGCAGGGGCTGTCGCTCAGGAGCCAGGACCCTTTCGGTGTCGATCTGCAGAGCATTGCGCTGCAGGTGCGTGCGGGCGAAGTCGTCGGTATTGCAGGCGTCTCCGGCAACGGCCAGAAGGAGCTGATGTATGCGCTGTCCGGCGAGGACACACGCTCCGAGGCAGAGGCCGTGCAGTTGCTGGGCAAGGGCGTCGGACGCATGGGGCCGGGTCGGCGCCGTGGCATGGGCCTGCATTTCGTGCCGGAAGAGCGTCTGGGGCGCGGAGCCGTGCCCAGCATGGGCCTGGCCCACAACCTGTTGCTGACGCGCAAGACCGCAGTGGGCAAGGGCGGCTGGATCCGCATGGCGGCGCTGCAGGCGCAGGCGCGGGACATCATCGGCCGCTTCAACGTCAAGGCTGGCGGTCCGAACTCGGCCGCGCAGTCGCTTTCGGGCGGCAATCTGCAGAAGTTCATCGTGGGTCGTGAAATTGATGCCAAGCCGCGTCTGCTCATCATCTCTCAGCCCACCTGGGGGGTGGATGTGGGGGCTGCGGCGCAGATCCGGGGCGAGATTCTCAAGCTGCGCGACCAGGGTTGCGCCGTGCTGGTGGTCAGTGAGGAGTTGGACGAGTTGTTTGAGATTTGTGACCGCCTGCATGTGGTGGCCAAGGGCCGCCTGAGTCCTTCGGTGGATAGAGCGGCTGCCACGGTGCAGCAGATTGGCGAATGGATGAGCGGCCTGTGGGGTGCGGCGGCGGTGCAGGGAGGTGCCCATGCTTAA
- a CDS encoding aromatic ring-hydroxylating oxygenase subunit alpha: MTERTLWHPVAQSSDVVSAPFSVLLLEQPLVLWRNAEGLVQSFVDRCPHRGARLSMGRVENGHLECPYHGWQFSSGGQCVKVPAVPDFTPPASQRVQAFEVQEAYGLIWVRLEPSDSQLPVFAAETDQHLRKVNCGSYDVAASAPRIIENFLDMSHFGFVHEGWLGSRDATAIAAYKVESTATGVLATGCKAVQPQSNLHSTQAAEVEYTYEVTAAYTAVLTKIPEEGSSKQGWREQIGLFICPVTPETSRVWFRLAVADFESTDEQLQTFQHTIFVQDQPVLESQLPKALPLDPRAEMHSAADRMSSAYRRFLKAQAIGFGTC, from the coding sequence ATGACTGAACGTACCCTCTGGCATCCTGTTGCCCAATCCTCCGATGTGGTGAGCGCGCCGTTTTCCGTGCTGCTGCTGGAACAGCCGCTGGTGCTGTGGCGCAATGCGGAGGGACTGGTTCAATCCTTTGTGGACCGCTGCCCCCATCGTGGTGCACGCCTGTCCATGGGGCGTGTGGAAAACGGGCATCTGGAATGCCCTTATCACGGCTGGCAATTCTCATCGGGAGGCCAATGCGTGAAAGTGCCCGCCGTGCCCGATTTCACGCCCCCTGCATCGCAGCGCGTGCAGGCCTTCGAGGTGCAGGAAGCCTATGGCCTGATCTGGGTGCGACTTGAGCCTTCCGACAGTCAGCTGCCCGTGTTCGCTGCCGAAACGGACCAGCATCTGCGCAAGGTGAACTGCGGGTCCTACGATGTGGCTGCCAGTGCACCGCGCATCATCGAGAACTTTCTCGACATGTCCCACTTCGGCTTTGTGCACGAAGGCTGGCTGGGCAGCCGCGACGCCACGGCCATTGCCGCCTACAAGGTGGAGAGCACCGCCACCGGCGTGCTGGCGACGGGTTGCAAGGCCGTGCAACCCCAGTCCAATCTGCATTCCACCCAGGCGGCCGAGGTGGAATACACCTACGAGGTGACCGCTGCTTACACCGCCGTGCTGACCAAGATTCCCGAAGAGGGCAGCTCCAAGCAGGGCTGGCGCGAGCAGATCGGTCTGTTCATCTGCCCCGTCACTCCCGAAACCAGCCGTGTCTGGTTCCGGCTTGCGGTCGCGGACTTTGAATCGACCGACGAGCAGTTGCAGACCTTCCAGCACACCATCTTTGTGCAGGACCAGCCTGTGCTGGAGTCGCAGCTGCCCAAGGCCCTGCCGCTGGATCCGCGCGCGGAAATGCACTCGGCGGCCGACCGCATGTCGTCGGCCTATCGCCGCTTCCTGAAGGCCCAGGCGATAGGCTTCGGAACCTGCTGA
- a CDS encoding BMP family ABC transporter substrate-binding protein yields the protein MTTLGKRALIKMIGLSAVSMAVLTACGKKEEAPAAPAAAPAAAPAADKLKIGFMYVSPIGDGGWTYQHELGRKAIQEKFGDKIETSMVESVPESADAERVMRDMIGQGNKLVFATSFGYQDFVQKVAADAKDVKFEHATGYKTADNAAVYDTKTFEGAYLAGIVAGAMTKTKTVGVVASVPIPEVVRNINSFVLGAQSIDPSIKAKVVWVNEWFAPPKESEAANSLINGGVDVMYQNTNSPAVLKTAEERGARAFGKDGDMSGFAPKAHLGSAVIDWTPYYSKVVEDTLAGKWQTGNFWWGVKEGAIDLKKIADDVPQEIKDKVEKARAGLKDGSFAVWTGPIKDNTGKELLEAGKVADDAWLRSINFYVNGIEGKVPGAK from the coding sequence ATGACGACTCTGGGCAAACGCGCTCTGATCAAGATGATCGGCCTGTCGGCTGTTTCCATGGCGGTGCTGACCGCTTGCGGCAAGAAGGAAGAGGCTCCTGCAGCGCCTGCCGCCGCACCTGCGGCAGCACCTGCTGCCGACAAGCTCAAGATCGGCTTCATGTATGTGAGCCCCATCGGCGACGGCGGCTGGACCTATCAGCACGAGCTGGGCCGCAAGGCCATTCAGGAAAAGTTCGGCGACAAGATCGAGACTTCCATGGTCGAGAGCGTTCCCGAGTCTGCCGACGCCGAGCGTGTGATGCGTGACATGATCGGCCAGGGCAACAAGCTGGTCTTTGCCACCAGCTTCGGCTATCAGGACTTTGTGCAAAAGGTCGCCGCTGACGCCAAGGATGTGAAGTTCGAACACGCCACCGGCTACAAGACGGCCGACAACGCGGCGGTTTACGACACCAAGACCTTTGAAGGCGCTTATCTGGCCGGTATCGTGGCGGGCGCCATGACCAAGACCAAGACCGTGGGCGTGGTGGCTTCGGTGCCCATTCCCGAAGTGGTGCGCAATATCAACAGCTTTGTGCTGGGCGCCCAGAGCATCGATCCCTCGATCAAGGCCAAGGTGGTCTGGGTGAACGAGTGGTTCGCTCCTCCCAAGGAATCCGAAGCCGCCAACAGCCTGATCAACGGTGGCGTGGACGTGATGTACCAGAACACCAACTCCCCCGCCGTGCTGAAGACGGCCGAAGAGCGCGGTGCCCGTGCCTTCGGCAAGGACGGCGACATGAGCGGCTTCGCACCCAAGGCCCATCTGGGCTCTGCCGTGATCGACTGGACTCCCTACTACAGCAAGGTGGTGGAAGACACGCTGGCCGGCAAGTGGCAGACCGGCAACTTCTGGTGGGGCGTGAAGGAAGGCGCCATCGATCTGAAGAAGATCGCCGACGACGTGCCCCAGGAAATCAAGGACAAGGTGGAGAAGGCCCGCGCCGGCCTGAAGGACGGCTCCTTCGCCGTCTGGACAGGTCCCATCAAGGACAACACCGGCAAGGAGTTGCTGGAAGCCGGCAAGGTGGCGGACGACGCCTGGCTGCGCAGCATCAACTTCTATGTGAACGGTATCGAGGGCAAGGTGCCCGGCGCCAAATAA
- a CDS encoding ABC transporter permease, which produces MLKLEQRPQASRFWTYGSPILALLITVLVGVCLFALLGKDPVKGLQAFFWEPIRSGYALGELAVKATPLLLIALGLAVCFRSNVWNIGAEGQFVIGAVAAGGIALLADKTTGPWIVPAILIAGMLGGMVWAGIVALLRDRFNANEILVSLMLVYVATLVLGYLVYGPWKDPMGYNFPQTKSFERVTQIPRLVQGMRMNIGVIISLLGAGLLWAFLFRTRAGFALQVGGLAPSAARYAGFSSRKALWTALLISGATAGLAGALEVAGPLGQLTPYVPAGYGFAAIIVAFVGRLHPVGMIFSAILMSMFYIGGELAQSRLGLPKALTGVFQGLLLFALLACDTLVAYRIRWVAKKVGGAISAVKGA; this is translated from the coding sequence ATGCTTAAGCTGGAACAACGCCCCCAGGCATCCAGATTCTGGACTTATGGCTCGCCGATTCTGGCATTGCTGATCACCGTGCTGGTCGGGGTCTGCCTGTTCGCACTGCTGGGCAAGGATCCGGTCAAGGGCTTGCAGGCCTTTTTCTGGGAACCCATCAGATCGGGCTATGCCCTGGGCGAGCTGGCCGTGAAGGCCACGCCTTTGCTGCTGATCGCGCTGGGGCTGGCCGTGTGCTTTCGCTCCAATGTCTGGAATATCGGTGCAGAAGGCCAGTTCGTCATCGGTGCGGTGGCTGCGGGCGGCATTGCCTTGCTGGCCGACAAGACCACAGGACCCTGGATCGTGCCGGCCATCCTGATCGCCGGCATGCTGGGCGGCATGGTCTGGGCGGGCATCGTCGCCTTGCTGCGCGACCGCTTCAACGCCAACGAAATTCTGGTCAGCCTGATGCTGGTTTATGTGGCCACGCTGGTGCTGGGCTATCTGGTCTACGGTCCCTGGAAGGATCCCATGGGCTACAACTTCCCGCAGACCAAGAGCTTCGAACGCGTCACGCAGATTCCTCGGCTGGTGCAGGGCATGCGCATGAATATCGGCGTCATCATCTCGCTGCTGGGTGCCGGTCTGCTGTGGGCATTCCTGTTTCGCACGCGCGCCGGCTTCGCGCTGCAGGTCGGTGGCCTGGCGCCGTCGGCGGCACGCTATGCCGGTTTTTCCTCGCGCAAGGCGCTGTGGACGGCGTTGCTGATTTCCGGCGCTACAGCCGGTCTGGCGGGGGCGCTGGAAGTCGCAGGCCCCCTGGGTCAGCTCACGCCCTATGTGCCCGCTGGCTACGGCTTTGCGGCCATCATCGTGGCCTTTGTGGGGCGCCTGCATCCTGTGGGCATGATTTTCTCGGCCATTCTCATGAGCATGTTTTATATCGGTGGCGAGCTGGCGCAGTCGCGTCTGGGCCTGCCCAAGGCGCTGACCGGCGTCTTCCAGGGACTGCTGCTGTTCGCGCTGCTGGCTTGCGACACGTTGGTGGCCTATCGCATCCGCTGGGTGGCGAAAAAGGTCGGCGGCGCCATTTCTGCAGTGAAGGGAGCCTGA
- a CDS encoding adenosine deaminase translates to MNTVPAVDVARLPELLRAMPKAELHMHIEGSLEPELIFALAQRNQIPLAYDSVEALRAAYAFTDLQSFLDIYYAGASVLLHEQDFYDMARAYLDRAVADNVVHTEIFFDPQTHTERGVAMETVINGLYRACRDAQIEQGISSSLILSFLRHLSEESALQTLEAALPLRDRFIGVGLDSSELGNPPEKFARVFERCKQLGLRLVAHAGEEGPPAYIWGALDVLNVERIDHGVQSEQDALLMQRLVKEQIPLTVCPLSNLKLCVIKDLADHNLPRLLAAGLKVMINSDDPAYFGGYVNENYTQLFAATGMGAPEAYQLARNSLEASFASEAQKQEWIAGLDEVFRQYAAA, encoded by the coding sequence ATGAACACCGTGCCTGCCGTAGATGTTGCCCGTCTGCCTGAGCTGCTGCGCGCCATGCCCAAGGCCGAGCTGCATATGCATATCGAGGGCTCGCTGGAGCCCGAACTGATTTTTGCGCTGGCGCAGCGCAACCAGATACCTCTGGCCTATGACAGCGTGGAGGCGCTGCGCGCGGCCTATGCATTCACCGACCTGCAGAGCTTTCTGGACATCTATTACGCGGGTGCCAGCGTGCTGCTGCATGAGCAGGATTTCTACGACATGGCGCGTGCCTATCTGGATCGTGCCGTGGCCGACAATGTGGTGCACACGGAAATATTCTTCGACCCGCAGACCCATACCGAGCGGGGCGTTGCGATGGAGACCGTCATCAACGGTCTTTATCGAGCCTGCCGCGACGCTCAGATCGAGCAGGGCATTTCCTCCTCGCTGATCCTGAGCTTTCTGCGCCATCTGAGCGAGGAAAGCGCCCTGCAGACGCTGGAGGCCGCGCTTCCGCTGCGTGATCGCTTTATCGGCGTCGGGCTGGACAGCAGCGAGCTGGGCAATCCGCCCGAGAAGTTCGCCCGCGTGTTTGAACGCTGCAAGCAACTGGGCTTGCGTCTGGTGGCCCATGCGGGAGAGGAGGGGCCGCCCGCCTATATCTGGGGCGCATTGGATGTGCTGAACGTGGAGCGCATCGACCATGGAGTGCAGTCAGAGCAGGATGCGCTGCTGATGCAGAGGCTGGTCAAGGAGCAGATACCGCTGACGGTCTGCCCGTTGTCGAATCTCAAGCTCTGCGTGATCAAGGACCTGGCCGATCACAATCTGCCGCGCCTTCTGGCGGCCGGGCTCAAGGTCATGATCAACTCGGACGACCCTGCCTATTTCGGCGGCTATGTCAACGAAAACTACACCCAGCTATTTGCCGCCACGGGCATGGGCGCGCCCGAGGCCTATCAGCTGGCGCGCAACAGCCTGGAAGCGAGCTTTGCCAGCGAGGCGCAGAAGCAAGAATGGATTGCAGGCCTTGACGAAGTGTTTCGGCAGTATGCCGCAGCTTGA